The genomic segment AATGTGCATGCACATGTGGCGAGCACACACACATGTGTATGTTTACACACACATaggtatatatgcatgtacatattcATACACATGGAATTCactcacacatatgtatatacatgtatagatatgtctatgtatatatatgtgtatgtgtatgtatgtatgtatgtgtatgtatgtatatgtatgtgtgtgtatatgtatgtgtgtgtgtatatttgtatgtgtgtatatgtatatatatgtatatgtatatatatatgtgtgtatatatatatactcatgcAAATTCCATCTTGACATAACAATCAGGCTCCTAATCTCTGAGAGCAATAATGCTAAAATGGTGATTCTTTTTTATTACATGCAAATCTTTGCAAGAGAATGTATGGAATTTTTATTAGTCCCTCCATCTTAAAACTGAAATTCCAGATGTTTCAATGTTAAACATCACTGATTTTCCTTAAATATTTGTGAAATGATTCTAGATGCCAAATTTGAACAGGAAATGCCTGTGTTGTGTGAGAGGCAGCCATGTGGTTTAATGTTTAGATCTCTTACCTGTGTGGCATTTCTATAGATTGAATGAAATCACTTGATCTCAGGACCCCCAGTTTTATCATCTGAATAGTAGTATAATACCACTTGCCATAACAAGCAGTCTTAATTATATAATCATCTATCACAGCTACAGAATGTCCCTATATTCCTCATCCTTTGCCCCCCAACCATTGCAAAAAAGTCTGTGTTGGCCCGGGAAAGGGATAAGAGGCATTCATGCAGGCTTTttcaaatgtctccttccttcattcctcaaGATATTCTGTTAATGAACCCAAATAAGTAAATATTCTTAttatgtgtacagaacactgtaccaaacacttgggagactacagtggaaTTGATATTTGTGGTCCTTATCTTcagggagcttgtagtctagctgGAAGTGTGTTCTTGGGCACCTCCTTAGagagtaataattgtgctacttgttaagcgcttactataccagacgctgtactaagcactggggtggatgtaagcaaatcggcttgaatgcagtctctgtccctggtggggctcagtctcaatccccattttacagatgaagtaactgaggcacagagaagtgaagtgactttcccaaggtcacagagcagacatatgtcccccaagcagcatggcatcgttgatagaacacaagcctgggagtcagaaagtcatgggttctcatccctgctgtgCCATATGTCTCCTCTGTGAACTTGTCCAagttatcacttctctgtgcttgttaccttattggtaaaatggggatgaagactgtgagtcccacatgggacagggattgtttccaacctgatttgcttgtattcaaccaatttgcttgtattcaaccgagctctcagtccagtgcctggcacttagtaagtgcttaacaaataccataatcattattattattcaacaaagATCCTCTGGATCAGGAAGTCTTTGTGAAAGTGATTCAAGGTGTGGTACAAAgacaaaagagcacaggcctgtaggtcagaggacccaggttctaatcctcccttgtTCCACCAGTTGCCTCTGGTGTGCCTTTGAGCAAGGCATTTAAcgtatctatgcctcagtttcctgaagtgtaaactggggattcagtacctgttctgcctcctgtttagactgagtcccatgtgggtaggtactcttctgacctgattaacttataactaccccagcacttcgaacagtgcttgacacatagtaagtacttagcaagcaCCATTACAAAAAATCTCATTGCTGCTGGCAGCTGCAGTGAGAGTATACTGAGAAAGGCATAATTGCTAAGGTAATGAGATTCTTCTTAAGATTGTTCACATTGTTGCTATGCTGTTTCAGACCTCTTCTCCACCCACCACTATGCCTTCACCTGAGGGCACCATGGACACCTCACTGAAGAAAGAGAAACCAGCCATTCTGGACCTCTATATCCCTCCTCCCCCGGATGTTCCCTACTCTCCTCGGTAGGCAGATATTTGAGTATGATGAATTCggcacctgtttttttttttctcattacttttttttttgtgAAAAGGCTAATcaatcctttgagaagcagcattttctggcagatagagcaggggcctgggagtcagaaggaccttagttctaatcccagctcttccacttgtctgctgtgtgaccttgggcaagtcacttcacttctgtgccttagttacctcatctgtaaaatggagcttaatactgtgaaccgcatgtggggcaggtactgtgtcccacccgattaacttgtgtctactccagcatatagtacagtgcctggcacaaagtaagatttaagaaaaaccattaaaaaatcaattttGTTCATTGACCACTTATGGcctacagagcactataccaagtgcatgggagagcacagtaaaacagaattaaaagATGTGCTCCCTGTCCTTGAGGCGCTTACCATGAGGTCTAGAGAAGGAGGAAGTCACTTGGTCTGTTGGCATAATGCAAGTAGCCAACTTCTGTTCAGCAAAATTGAAGCTCCAGGATTGCAAAGTTGAAGCTTAGTTCTCTGAAGATTAGACGTTCATAGTAGGAAGTATTTTGGAAGAAATGTTAACTCTAGGAGATAGTgccacatatttttttttcttgtttatggtatttgttaagtgcttactgtgtgccaggcactgttctaaactctggggtagatacaaggtaattaagatggacacagtccatgtctcccatggggctcacagtcttaatccccattttacagtgaggtaactgaggcccagagaagtgaagtgacttgcccaagacagcagacacgtggtggagtcaggattagaacccagatccttctatccactctgctctaaccttctctatccactaggccatgctgccacatAGCTCTGAACAATCACCTAATAATCTCAAAAGAATTATTGTTCTCCCCAAAGTGCCCAGTGTACTCCCAGAGAGTCACTGCAGAAACTGGAGAATTGGCACAGCAGAACCTCTTTTTCTGAGGCAAGAGAATGGTAGTTGTACAATTCAGTGAACATTTCTTAAGCTGACTTCTTCCAAACTTAGTTGGGGTTTTTGATTTGTCTCCAAAGCCCCTCAGGAGTATTGCAAAATGgacaaacattttttttaaggttttctATCCTTTTGCCTTTTGATTAGAAGAGATTTATAGGTTATTCAAAATAGAAACTGGAAATTGAACACTAATGTGGAGGTTAATGTTACGCATTAACTTTAGTAAGTGAAATGTGAAATTGAGGAATATGAAGTAAGTTCATGGAAATATAGATGCAAAAAATGTACAGTTTTGAATATAAACTATTATTCATAATGCTggctttagcacttactatgtaccgagcactgttctaaatgctggaatagatatgatAGTTATGTGAGGTATTCAGTAGTGTTCAGTATtctggagcagcgtggcctaatagaaataatacaagcctaagagtcaggacctgagttctaatcccccatGTGGActgggattgtcgctctttattgctgaattgtactttccaaccacttagtacagtcccctgtgaacagtaagtgctcagtaaatatgattaaatgaatgaatgaatggtcctgccacttgtcagctgtttgacttgggcaagctacttctctgtgcctgtttgctcatctgtaaagtggagattaagtacctatttttccttctacttagaccttgagccccatgtaggacaggaactgtgtccgacctgatttccttttatctaccccagtgcttagaatagtgcttggcacatagtgagcccttaaattCTATAGAAATTAAAGAATTAAAAATGTTTCAGTACTTTCTGAGGATTCACATATTCCATCTACTCTTTTAGGGATGAGAAGGGCAGTTCTGTCTGTGGAGGATTCCCTAAATGTAAACATCCTCTGCATGGCTCGAAGGGCTCAGAATCCCCCAATTCCTTCTTGGACCAGGAAAGTCGAAGACGAAGATTCACCATCGCAGATTCCGATCAGCTGCCTGGATATTCAACCCAAGCAAATATTTTGCCCACCAAGATGAGGGAAAAAACCCAGTTTGCTGGTGAGTTGCTGCCTGTTTTGAGGAGCTGTATTGGCTTTGTTTTAAgtacttaacttccatcttcaatcgctcactctccactggttccttcccctctgccttcaaacatgcccatgtctctcccatcctaaaaaaaccctctcttgacctcacctcaccttctagttatcaccacatctccctcctaccattcctttccaaactccttgaacgagtcgtctacacgcgctgcctcgaattcctcaacaacaactttctcctcgaccccctccaatctggcttccgtcccctacattccacggacactgccctctcaaaggtcaccattgacctcctgcttgccaattccaatggctcatactctatcctaatcctcctcgacccctcagctgcgttcgacactgtggaccacccccttctcctcaacacactatccaaccttgacttcacagactccgtcctctcctggttcttctcttttatctctccggtcgctcattctcagtctcttttgcaggctcctcctccccctcccatccccttactgtgggggttccccaaggttcagttcttggtccccttctgttctcaatctacactccctcccttggtgacttcattcgctcccacggcttcaactatcatctctacgctgatgacacccagatatacatctctgcccctgctctctccccctccctccaggctcgcatctcctcctgccttcaggacatctccatctgaatgtctgcccgccacctaaaactcaacatgtccaagactgaactccttgtcttccctcccaaaccctgccctctccctgactttcccatcactgtcgacggcactaccatccttcccgtctcacaagcccgcaaccttggtgtcatcctcgactccgctctctcattcacactcacatccaagccgtcaccaaaacctgccggtctcagctccacaacattgccaagatccgccctttcctttccatccaaaccgctaccctgcttgttcaagctctcttcctatcccgtctggactattgcatcagcctcctctctgatctcccatcctcgtgtctctccccacttcaatccatacttcatgctgctgcccggattgtctttgtccagaaacactctgggcatgttactcccctcctcaaaaatctccagtggctaccaatcaatctgtgcatcaggcagaaactcctcaccctgggcttcaaggctctccatcacctccccccctcctacctcacctcccttctctccttctacagcccagcccacaccctccgctcctctgctgctaatctcctcaccatgcctcgttctctcctgtcccgccatcgacccccggcccacgtcatccccctggcctggaatgccctccctccccacatccgccaagctagctctcgtcctcccttcaaggccctactgagagctcacctcctccaggatgccttcccagactgagccccctccttcctctccccctcatccccctctccatccccaccgtcttacctccttcccttccccacagcacctgtatatatgtatatatgtttttacatatttattactttatttattttacttgtacatatctattctatttattttattttgttaatatgttttgttctctgtctcccccttctagactgtgagctcactgttgggcagggactgtctctatatgttgccaacttgtatttcccaagtgcttagtacagggctctgcacacagtaagcgctcaataaatacgattgattgattgaaggcaatgGTTGGGTTTGCCCCTTCATCCCTCCAACCTTTTTTGGAACTGCTAACTGAATTTGGCAGACTTTAATGAAATTCAAAGTATGAAACCAGTTATTCAACGCACTGCAACTCCATTGAGTCATTACTCTGATTTAAACCAAAGCCCAGCCGCATGAGCTTTAACTTTTTGTATgttggttttaattttttttctctctccccctctctccccccctccccctctctccccccttctccccccccccccacatctaATGACTGTAATTGTCCCTTAAAATGTCTCTCTTCTTACAAACTGTTATGGCTGACATTTAAATACTTGCAGCGTTAGAGTGGAAATGGGTCCTTAATGTGAGCTAGATTTTTCAATGCAAAGGAACAGTTTTATGAAGTCTAAACTGGCAaacacttcttcctccttccaggaAAACCTAGGCCCTTGTCTATGCCTGCAGATGGGAGCTGGATGAGCATCGTGGACCCTTTTGCCAAACCACGGGGACAAGGACGAAAAGGTGAGTGCCATTCAAACACAATGAAAGGAAACTTTAACTTGGAGTGGCAGTGAATAGTGATATTAGAAACCTGGTGTGAATGATTATCTTAATATAATCACTCAGTATAATCACTTTTTAGAAAGAGGGGGATAGATTTTTGAGTGTGATCTTAATTGAAATGGAAATTCTTAGACCCCTGAATTTCATTTAAAGTTGAAACATGTGTGGTTTCTCTTTGTCCTTTATATACAgtttttatggtgcttgtcaagtgcttactatatgctaggcaccactgtactaagctctggggtagatataagctaatcagtttagacacagtccagatcccaaatagggcttatggttttcatctccattatatggatgaggtaactgaggcacagagaagttcagtgacatgcccaaggtcacacagcagacaaatggtggagctgagattagaattcaggtccttcaggTGCCCAGGGTCTGTCCTCTAGactactctgcttctctccatgtTTCTCTTGTGAAGAGAAACTTTTGTGGGCATGTTATTTCTGAGGGAGATAATCAGGGACAGGTTCATTAGGCCAGTTCTAAAAGCACTTTTTGAAATTTGCTCAAACCGGTCCAGAATTGTGCCTGGCAAGGAAATCCTGGCTTCACTTATTAGGACTGATTGCCTCAGTAGTTTGGGGTATGgaattgtgatttttttcaatGGTCCCAAATAAAGCTGATGACTGACTACTTAATGCTGTGATAACTAGAGGAGAGCAGGAAAGGAATaaacagagaagaggagggggtcaGCCTTAGAaagatgtaataatgatggtatttaagtgcctactatgtgtcaagcactgttcaaagcactggggtagcacaaTATCagcaggttggacaacagtccttgtcaaacatggggctcacagttttaatccccatttttcaggtgaagtaaccgaggccgagagaagtaaagtgacttgcccagggtctcacatcagacaagtggcggagttgagagttgaacccaggtcctcctgactcccagtcccatgctctagccactagactacCTTGCTTCCCAATGTGAAGATGTGGTGGTGGGTTGACGGAGGTCTTGTAAAGAAAAGGAAGAGCCCAGGAAAATGCAAAGTTTTATACCTATCAAGATGCTCATATCCACAAACACTCAGGATTTGGAAGATAAAAAATCTGAAGCTTAGATTTAAAACAAAGCCATACTACATATCTGTATCACTTTTTCTTCACGATACTGAgaattgggagaaaaaaaaaaccctctttttaaTATCACGATgtaatttaataaaaaaaaattgacattGGATTTCGTGGTGAATTTGGGACTACCATGATGGGGTCAGGTGTTGTTTGATCATGGGATTACTCACTTATGAATGTAGCGTTTATTTCTAGCATGCAAGGTATTCCTACTTCTGGTATTGCAGAGTTCATTCAtactataatatttattgagtgcttactatgtgcagaacgtagtactaagcgcttggaagagtacaatacagcagagttggcagacacattccctgcccacgattgtAGTTGTTGTTTGTTCTTCCAAGGAAGAGTTTATGCAGTTGCTAAAAGGAGACAGCGATGTGATGCCATTGTGAGTTTTGAAATGTAGGGAATACTCCAAAACAATCAGCAGGTGGCAGGACTGCTCTTTGTTTAGCTTTGAGATATTAGGAAACTTGCTCTTACTGCACTAGTTTGGAACCTAAGTTAGTCACTTGCTCTTGCAGTCTCTGTAGATTGAAGTTGAGGAAGGGAGTTTGGGTTAGGGAGGAGAAGAGTAATTGACATCTGGACAAACAAGTTTTGACAtgtttttcccatcacagtagacggcaccaccttccttcctatctcaacaagcccattaccttgcaTTATCCTtgatcttgctctctctctctctctctctctctctccctctcctctctctctctctctctctctctctctccacatattcaatccatcactaaatcctgttggtttgactTTCATATTGCTAAAAtactccttttcttctccatccaaagtgctaccatgttaatccaatcacttatcttgtcccaccctgattactgtctcagcctccttgctgacctccctgccttctgcctctcccctctccagtccatacttcactctgttgcctagatcatttttctacaaaaacatccataacatgtttccccactcctcaagaaactccagttgttgcccatccacctccacatcaaacaaaaactccttaccataggttttaaagtggtccatcacttcgcccctcctatcttacctctctgatatcCTACTACACCCTAGcctgcgcactttgctcctctaatgctgactttTTCActactttgatctcgtctatcttgatgCCCACTTGTcgcctgcatcctgtctctggcctcaaacaccctccctcctaatatacgacagacagttactcccctcaccccttctaagtcttattgaaggcccatgttCTCCaaggccttccttaagccctcctttcctcttctcccattcccttcgcgtcacactgatttactccctttattcattccacctctcagcccctcagcattcattcagtcgtatttattgagcgcttactgtgttgcagagcactgtactaagcacttgggaagtacaaatcggcaacgtacagagtcggtccctaccaacaacaggctcacagtctggatgggggggacagacaacaaaacaaagtatgtgggcaggtgtcaaaaccatcagaataaatagaattatagctatatgcaaatcattaataaaatagagtagtaaatatgtacaagtaaaattagtagagtaataaatatgtacaaatgtatacaagtgctgtagggaggggaggaggagaggaaaaagagggtttaatctgggaaggcctcctggaggaggtgagctttcagggcttcgaagggagaaagagagctagtttggcaggtgaGTGCTTatacacatagctgtaatttagtaatgtctgtgtccctctctggactgtagactcattgtgggcaggggatttgtctGATTGCTACATTATCCTCTCCCgaggacttaatacagtactctgcacacagtaagtgttcaataaatagaattgactgactagAAATGATGCCAAGAGGTGTgtatggatattttttttttttttgctggactTGCCAGGAGGCAGCAGTGACTGGTGATCTGCCACTTGGATTatcctgggaaagtcacatcCTTACAGTCCTCAGCCTGACACAGAAGAGGATCACATTTTCACTCATATCCCTATAGTCACACATCACTGGAAAAAGTCTTTCATGTGTCATGACATGATGTTTCCAGTGCCATCACAGCTCCAGAGATGTGGCAAATTTTGGAGAGCCATCTCTGTCACTTTGCTGCTGTGAGGTGAATAAATCAGGAGGATAGCCAGTGGACACACTTTAGATTCCttaaaagcacacacacacaccccgccgtTAAGATTCATTTTGGATTTTTGTTTCGGTTTTTGTTGGGGGGGAATGTGGTAATTCTTCAGATACTGGAGGAGAGTTAGGCACAAGGCTGTTGCTCCAGGACAGCAAAACCAAGTTAGGACAAATTCTcgatcttaacaaatgccataattaattactgTTATTGTAAGGACAACcaaatggagggagggcattttttttttctttttagacaTTATGCTGTAACCCTCACCAAAAAGTGTTGGGAGTCTCCCCATTTTTGGTCTCCAGGAttaatgttttggttttttttttcctttcaaagtgCTCCTCTAGCACTCACTCCTAACAGTGGAGCCGTAATATAGTACTAGTATTAAAACTTACTCTGTGTAAAACATTGTACTTAAAGCTTGAAATAAATGCACAGGTGATAATTGGTTGCAATCCCTGATCCTCAAGGGGTTCTCATTttaagaaaagcaaagggagaggGGACATATAAGGAAGGATAAAATCACAAGAACAATATGAAAGGCAAGGATAATGATAAATACAAGAGGCACAAGGCAGTATGGGTagggagcagagtttcaggctctCTGTAGCTCTGAGTCCACCGGACACAGATATGTTACAACCATAGCAACTGCCAAGGCCTCTCCAGCATTCTGGAAAATCGAGAGTCTCGTTCTGCCGCTGCTCATCACCCTCCTCCCACTGGAGATGGAGTTCAGGGGAGCAGGGAAAGATAAGCAGTATACTCTttatcctcctcccccacccccgccccaccccagttGCTTGAGATGCATGATACCATGAGGAAGTTTTCCCGGCAATATATCTCGACTGTCTCCCTACAGGTGATGATGTCCTTTGCAGGTATTTCAGTAATGAGAGGATACCGCCCATCATCGAAGAAAGCTCTTCCTCCCAACACCATTTTTCCAGGCCCATGGCTGAGCGGCAGCTTGTGCGAGGCACAGATTACATTCGAGGAAGCAGGTGCTACATTAATTCTGATCTCCACAGCACCGCCACCATCCCGTTTCAGGAGGAGAGGACCAAAAAGAACACCGTCAAATCCTCCCCGAAGTCATCCTCCGCAGAACCCTCGCTTTTCGTCAGCTGGATCACACGGCTCAAACTATTGACTCACTGAGGTTCCCCTTGGGAGAATCTGCCCTCTTCGGTTCCTAAGTGCCTTTGTTTCTCCAGTAGGCCTTTTCTTATTGCATCTGCAGTATTATGAAGCAGCTCTTAATTTTttgtggggaaaaggaggggagttgTCCACCCA from the Tachyglossus aculeatus isolate mTacAcu1 chromosome 2, mTacAcu1.pri, whole genome shotgun sequence genome contains:
- the CNKSR3 gene encoding connector enhancer of kinase suppressor of ras 3 isoform X3, with the protein product MKNLVLKLRACSNNLQNYISSRRKSSVYDGNSSRKPPNEFLTSVVELIGAAKALLAWLDRTPFTGITDFSVTKNKIIQLCLDLTTTVQKDCTVAEMEDKVINVSRVLNSICDKTIRSTTDPLMSQCACLEEVRLPNVKPGEGLGMYIKSTYDGLHVITGTTENSPADKSQKIHAGDEVIQVNRQTVVGWQLKNLVKKLRENPTGVVLLLKKRPTGSFNFTPAPLKNLRWKPPLVQTSSPPTTMPSPEGTMDTSLKKEKPAILDLYIPPPPDVPYSPRDEKGSSVCGGFPKCKHPLHGSKGSESPNSFLDQESRRRRFTIADSDQLPGYSTQANILPTKMREKTQFAGKPRPLSMPADGSWMSIVDPFAKPRGQGRKGDDVLCRYFSNERIPPIIEESSSSQHHFSRPMAERQLVRGTDYIRGSRCYINSDLHSTATIPFQEERTKKNTVKSSPKSSSAEPSLFVSWITRLKLLTH